In Edaphobacter paludis, a single window of DNA contains:
- a CDS encoding M20 family metallopeptidase has translation MTDGNKPSEMLAPLDKLLPDLEAIYKDIHAHPELSMQETRTAGIAADHLRKSGFEVTTGVGKTGVVGILRNGDGPTVMLRADMDALPIKETTGLPYASTVTATGPDGKTTPVAHACGHDMHVACLIGAASLFAKSRDSWQGTLMPVFQPGEETAQGAQAMIDDGLFKRFMKPDVVLGQHVMSLPSGHLDWRTGVVTSAADSLQIRLFGRGAHGSMPEASIDPVVMAASTVMKLQTIVSREVAPTDAAVVTIGVLQAGTKENVIPDEAIIKLNVRTFDEGVRKHVLAAIERIANAEAAAAGAPKPPEITPLDRYSLVTNDVDATNKVVDAFRQNFFDGSVEQTKPSMASEDFGCFGAEWHAPAVYWFFGGDDPGVYDKAKKDGKINELPTNHNPRFAPVIHPTLETGVKALVVASYAWLAS, from the coding sequence ATGACAGATGGAAATAAACCAAGTGAGATGCTTGCACCTCTAGACAAATTGCTCCCGGATCTGGAGGCGATCTACAAAGACATTCACGCTCACCCCGAATTGTCGATGCAGGAGACGCGAACGGCAGGAATCGCGGCGGACCATCTCAGGAAGAGCGGATTCGAAGTAACTACAGGAGTCGGGAAGACGGGGGTTGTCGGCATCTTGCGCAACGGAGATGGCCCCACCGTCATGCTGCGCGCCGACATGGATGCACTGCCCATCAAAGAAACAACCGGTCTTCCTTATGCCAGTACTGTTACTGCGACAGGTCCTGATGGCAAGACCACGCCCGTGGCGCACGCCTGCGGACACGACATGCACGTGGCCTGCTTGATTGGAGCTGCCTCGCTGTTTGCCAAAAGCCGCGATAGCTGGCAGGGAACGTTGATGCCAGTCTTTCAGCCAGGGGAGGAGACAGCACAGGGTGCCCAAGCCATGATCGACGACGGGCTCTTTAAACGGTTTATGAAGCCCGATGTCGTGCTCGGACAGCACGTCATGAGCTTGCCATCCGGGCACCTCGATTGGCGTACAGGAGTTGTGACCTCCGCTGCTGATAGCCTGCAAATTCGCTTGTTTGGGCGTGGTGCGCATGGCTCGATGCCAGAGGCCAGCATTGATCCTGTTGTCATGGCTGCCTCGACCGTCATGAAGCTGCAAACCATCGTCTCGCGAGAAGTCGCTCCGACCGATGCTGCCGTGGTGACGATTGGAGTCCTGCAGGCAGGCACAAAAGAGAACGTTATTCCAGACGAGGCGATCATTAAATTGAATGTGCGCACCTTCGATGAGGGAGTCCGCAAACACGTGCTCGCAGCGATCGAACGAATTGCTAATGCCGAAGCAGCTGCAGCAGGTGCACCGAAACCGCCTGAGATCACGCCCCTAGACAGGTATTCCTTGGTAACGAACGATGTCGATGCAACGAACAAGGTCGTTGACGCGTTTCGTCAAAACTTCTTTGATGGCTCTGTGGAGCAGACGAAGCCGAGCATGGCGAGCGAGGACTTCGGATGCTTTGGAGCAGAGTGGCACGCCCCAGCGGTGTACTGGTTCTTTGGTGGCGACGATCCAGGGGTCTATGACAAGGCCAAGAAAGATGGAAAAATCAACGAGCTTCCGACCAACCACAATCCGCGGTTCGCACCCGTGATCCATCCCACTCTAGAAACGGGAGTAAAGGCTCTGGTCGTCGCGTCGTATGCTTGGTTGGCATCGTGA
- a CDS encoding TIGR03118 family protein → MLRSHSPHRSIKATCEVAAYAIALIAASTYSRADSFTQIDLASSVPNLAHTTDPNLKNPWGVSFSPTSPFWVSNQGSGTATLYDGAGTAQALVVTIPPGTPPVTGPTGQVFNSTTGFLVNGVPAHFIFDTLNGTISGWAAGTSASVTATTAGAVYTGLALNTSGSSTYLYAANSTGNIHVFNSLWADVTGTTFAGKFVDPNAVAGFVPFNIQTIGSNLYVTYADLTPIGTGLPGGYVDEFDANGNFIKRIATGGALYAPWGMTLAPSGFGSYSDDLLVGNFGNGEILAYNPSTDAYLGTIDGIDGLPLVNPFLWSLETRTGGTNANLDAVYFTAGINNQQDGLFGEIDPTIPEPPTIFGAAFGLLSLVLVKVRRAVHT, encoded by the coding sequence ATGCTAAGAAGCCACTCCCCCCATCGTTCTATCAAAGCGACGTGCGAGGTCGCCGCGTATGCCATCGCTTTGATCGCTGCGTCCACGTACTCGCGCGCCGACTCCTTTACCCAGATCGATCTTGCCTCCAGCGTGCCCAATCTTGCCCACACGACCGATCCCAACCTCAAAAATCCCTGGGGTGTCTCCTTTTCGCCAACCTCACCCTTCTGGGTCTCAAATCAAGGATCCGGAACGGCCACTCTGTACGACGGCGCAGGAACCGCGCAGGCATTGGTGGTCACCATCCCGCCCGGTACTCCTCCGGTCACCGGACCCACCGGGCAGGTGTTCAACAGCACTACCGGTTTTCTCGTAAACGGGGTTCCGGCACACTTCATCTTCGATACGCTGAACGGCACCATCTCAGGATGGGCTGCAGGCACGTCAGCGTCTGTGACAGCCACGACCGCGGGGGCTGTCTACACCGGCCTCGCGCTGAATACCAGTGGCAGTTCGACCTACCTCTATGCGGCGAATTCGACCGGCAATATCCATGTATTCAATTCATTATGGGCTGATGTCACGGGGACTACCTTCGCCGGCAAGTTTGTCGACCCGAACGCGGTGGCAGGCTTCGTCCCCTTCAACATCCAGACGATTGGATCGAACCTCTACGTGACCTACGCTGACCTGACCCCGATAGGTACCGGCCTGCCCGGCGGCTATGTGGACGAGTTCGATGCAAACGGTAACTTCATCAAGCGGATCGCGACCGGTGGCGCTCTTTACGCGCCCTGGGGAATGACTCTGGCTCCCTCCGGGTTCGGCTCTTACAGTGACGATCTTCTCGTCGGCAACTTCGGCAACGGCGAGATTCTTGCCTATAATCCATCCACGGACGCATACTTGGGCACGATTGACGGAATCGACGGCTTGCCCCTCGTCAATCCCTTCCTCTGGTCGCTCGAAACCCGCACTGGTGGAACCAACGCGAACCTGGACGCGGTCTATTTTACAGCTGGCATTAATAACCAGCAGGACGGGTTATTTGGAGAAATTGACCCAACTATACCTGAACCCCCAACAATTTTCGGAGCAGCATTCGGCCTGCTCTCACTCGTATTAGTCAAAGTCAGACGAGCCGTTCACACGTAA
- a CDS encoding FMN-dependent NADH-azoreductase, whose product MRHLMWSAPPQMQEALALSAELIAELQAADVLFISTPMYNFTIPAVLKSWIDYVVRPGYTFRLASGWPGMLANKRARLIVVSRDSYHAGEPSEVDDLVTPVLRKALSFMGIDDVGVLRAGGSLAVNLGKVRSGFVQVTLCLPTSGSESSNGDNRAMPHWEQQGVRSLPRCAFMRTYVVSQRTVDSC is encoded by the coding sequence ATGCGCCACCTGATGTGGAGCGCACCCCCCCAGATGCAGGAGGCGCTTGCGCTCTCGGCCGAGTTGATCGCAGAACTGCAAGCTGCCGATGTGCTCTTCATCAGCACACCGATGTACAACTTCACCATCCCTGCGGTTCTGAAGTCGTGGATCGATTATGTGGTGCGGCCCGGCTACACCTTCCGTCTAGCCTCAGGCTGGCCGGGCATGCTGGCGAACAAGAGAGCCAGACTGATTGTGGTGTCGCGCGACAGCTACCATGCAGGCGAGCCGAGCGAGGTAGATGACCTGGTCACGCCGGTGCTCCGCAAGGCGCTCAGCTTTATGGGTATCGACGACGTGGGCGTGTTGCGGGCAGGAGGGAGTCTCGCCGTGAACCTTGGCAAGGTCCGTAGCGGCTTCGTTCAAGTCACATTGTGTCTACCAACTTCTGGCAGCGAAAGCTCAAATGGCGATAACAGGGCAATGCCTCATTGGGAACAGCAGGGCGTCCGATCACTTCCTCGATGCGCGTTTATGAGGACTTATGTTGTTAGCCAGCGGACGGTTGACAGCTGCTGA
- a CDS encoding NmrA family NAD(P)-binding protein: MGITGKVGGATARHLLKQGKQVRALVRNREKTAQWADQGVELVDGDWNDAAAIAAALKGVEGAFVMLPAVWAPSPDFREAKGVIANYVEALTKVVPPRVVALSSTGAHRTSGAGIITALSLLEQGFRSLPSPVAFVRAGGFFENFLFGLQAAQSGTLPVFYNPTNRKSIMVASDDIGAEVATLLTGPAWSGHRVIELGSMVSADEVAGQLGEVLKLDVKAFAVPRAGWAEAFEQFGVPKGHTGPAEEMYEAINAGWMGLGIAGTEHVEGTTSARDVFAAAKNALKA; this comes from the coding sequence ATGGGTATTACTGGAAAAGTTGGCGGCGCCACCGCGCGGCATCTGCTCAAGCAAGGCAAACAGGTGCGAGCACTTGTGCGCAATCGCGAGAAAACGGCGCAGTGGGCAGACCAGGGCGTGGAGTTGGTCGATGGAGACTGGAACGATGCGGCAGCCATAGCAGCGGCACTCAAGGGTGTTGAGGGCGCGTTTGTTATGTTGCCGGCTGTATGGGCTCCCTCGCCTGATTTCAGAGAAGCAAAGGGCGTGATTGCGAACTATGTCGAGGCACTGACAAAGGTAGTGCCTCCGCGGGTAGTAGCGCTCTCGTCGACGGGCGCGCATAGAACAAGCGGGGCGGGGATCATCACGGCCTTGTCACTCCTGGAGCAAGGTTTTCGCAGCCTGCCATCTCCGGTCGCATTTGTGCGCGCAGGCGGCTTTTTCGAAAACTTTCTTTTCGGCTTACAGGCCGCCCAGAGCGGAACACTGCCGGTCTTCTACAATCCTACAAATCGGAAATCGATAATGGTCGCGTCAGACGACATCGGCGCAGAGGTGGCAACACTTCTGACCGGGCCGGCGTGGTCAGGGCATCGCGTCATCGAACTGGGTTCGATGGTAAGCGCGGATGAAGTGGCCGGACAATTGGGTGAAGTTCTGAAACTCGACGTAAAAGCCTTTGCAGTCCCGCGTGCAGGGTGGGCGGAAGCGTTCGAGCAGTTCGGCGTCCCGAAGGGCCACACTGGACCTGCCGAAGAGATGTATGAGGCCATTAACGCGGGATGGATGGGCCTCGGAATCGCGGGTACGGAGCACGTAGAGGGTACGACGTCCGCACGCGATGTGTTTGCGGCTGCAAAGAACGCCCTCAAGGCGTAG
- a CDS encoding NAD(P)H-binding protein → MKVLVIGAAGRSGEALVNEALAAGHKVTAFVRGAAQYKKANVRVVAGDALDAAAVDAAVAGQDAVIDALGGKTPWKVTTRETSAAHNIVDAMRRNGVRRLLKISVVGAGESVRNAGFFNEHLLMRTFLRGLLVDKAGMEAEIEGSNLDWTLVRPPMLTDVKKTGVARVLSTEGGEKAHKIGRADLAAFMVQQLESSRYVRQAVTVTTT, encoded by the coding sequence ATGAAAGTTCTAGTGATTGGAGCAGCAGGCAGGAGCGGAGAAGCGCTGGTAAATGAGGCGCTGGCGGCCGGACATAAGGTGACGGCTTTCGTGCGCGGTGCCGCGCAGTACAAGAAGGCGAACGTCAGAGTTGTTGCGGGCGACGCGCTGGACGCGGCCGCGGTCGACGCTGCGGTCGCCGGACAGGATGCTGTGATCGACGCGCTGGGCGGCAAGACGCCGTGGAAAGTGACGACGAGGGAAACGAGCGCGGCCCACAATATTGTGGACGCGATGCGGCGCAATGGCGTGCGGCGGTTGCTGAAGATTTCGGTGGTGGGTGCGGGCGAGAGCGTCAGGAACGCCGGCTTTTTCAACGAGCACCTGCTCATGAGGACGTTTCTGCGGGGTCTGCTGGTAGACAAGGCGGGCATGGAGGCCGAGATCGAAGGCAGCAACCTGGACTGGACGCTCGTGCGGCCGCCAATGTTGACCGACGTCAAGAAGACCGGCGTTGCCAGGGTGCTGAGCACGGAGGGCGGCGAGAAGGCGCACAAGATCGGGCGGGCCGATCTGGCAGCCTTCATGGTGCAGCAACTGGAAAGCAGCCGGTATGTGCGTCAGGCCGTGACGGTCACGACCACATGA
- a CDS encoding TetR/AcrR family transcriptional regulator: MDINQQSVAQIVKRDKLLKVTSTSPSRRLERRERLRGEILAAAGKMFADRGYEAVTLREIAKEIGYTHAVIYQHFPDKSHILAELSRETIGLMIQNFDAIAAEHPASKERLFATSRGLIQFCVAHPQQFRNVFFGPESRNGIRAGQYINDIGAPLFQRFVQLFFDVAKDEGLPNKNDIVVAHTWWFSIFGLATLMVIQGVVPDLPDQTLVVEQTIATLWAGVQAVPRLPKSAITKRSGRSSASKH, translated from the coding sequence ATGGATATAAATCAACAATCGGTCGCACAAATCGTCAAAAGGGATAAGCTATTGAAAGTGACATCCACATCACCAAGTCGCCGGCTAGAGCGCAGGGAAAGGTTGCGGGGCGAAATCCTTGCGGCTGCAGGTAAGATGTTCGCCGATCGCGGTTACGAAGCCGTGACGCTTCGCGAGATCGCTAAAGAAATCGGCTATACGCACGCCGTGATCTATCAGCATTTTCCGGACAAATCGCACATTCTTGCCGAGTTGAGCCGCGAGACGATCGGGCTGATGATTCAGAACTTCGACGCGATTGCCGCTGAACATCCCGCATCGAAAGAGCGCCTTTTTGCGACTTCACGCGGCTTGATTCAATTCTGCGTTGCCCATCCACAGCAGTTCCGCAACGTCTTCTTCGGGCCGGAGAGCCGCAACGGCATCCGCGCTGGACAATACATCAACGACATTGGCGCGCCTTTGTTCCAGCGTTTCGTACAGCTCTTTTTCGATGTTGCCAAGGATGAGGGATTGCCAAATAAGAATGACATAGTGGTAGCTCACACTTGGTGGTTTTCGATCTTTGGCCTCGCCACGCTCATGGTCATCCAAGGGGTTGTGCCTGACTTGCCAGACCAGACTCTCGTGGTCGAGCAAACGATCGCCACGCTTTGGGCGGGCGTCCAGGCTGTTCCGCGATTGCCAAAGAGCGCAATCACTAAGCGATCCGGCCGATCCAGTGCCTCAAAGCACTAA
- a CDS encoding TIR domain-containing protein — protein sequence MKSATHLLVLVGAKSNTSKWMHWEIARSKEPDVRLKLTAVKLAQNNVTPEGLLNVGTSWATSFERDRIVEALRNAKIGY from the coding sequence TTGAAAAGTGCTACGCATTTACTCGTCCTGGTTGGCGCGAAGAGCAATACCAGTAAGTGGATGCACTGGGAAATTGCGCGCTCCAAAGAGCCAGATGTCCGATTGAAGCTCACTGCGGTGAAGCTCGCACAGAATAATGTGACGCCGGAAGGTCTACTCAATGTCGGCACTTCCTGGGCTACAAGCTTCGAACGAGATCGCATTGTGGAAGCATTGCGCAATGCAAAGATCGGCTATTGA
- a CDS encoding SEC-C metal-binding domain-containing protein, which translates to MILGKISPGRNEVCPCGSQLKYRRCHASPVEHIVG; encoded by the coding sequence GTGATTCTGGGAAAGATCTCGCCCGGACGAAACGAAGTCTGTCCCTGCGGGAGCCAACTGAAGTACAGGCGCTGTCACGCGAGCCCGGTCGAACACATTGTCGGCTGA
- a CDS encoding DUF4082 domain-containing protein, whose product MRIVHALIFCVISCLASTVNGAFAQNAIVTENQLPGTPESQWDLVGPGSTTLQGFATDISVNHGSTINFKIESGTANWRIDIYRLGYYQGNGARLITTINKTSKQTQPNPVTNATTGEVDAGNWAVTASWAVPATAVSGVYIAHLVDQTNTNNENHIPFIVRADESTSDIVFQTSDTTWHAYNGWGGANLYGGNGPGGDSSPGRAYKVSYNRPIATRDSVGTYAGPQDFLFGAEFAAIFWLEQNGYNVSYIAEVDTARAPSVLGQHKIFMSTGHDEYWDTTARANIQTARSTKGLNLIFMSGNEVYWKTRWEPSIDGSNTPFRTLVCYKETRFNAPLDPLDASPTFEWTGTWRDPRFSPPADGGKPENNLTGTIFQVDSFRADSIQIPSSMSGLGFWRNTPNVSKLANGATWSLTQNLLGYEWDGSPDNGFAPAGMIDLSSTTLAVNTYLLDYGTTTGNGTATHNLTLYRDPSSHALVFGAGTVFWSWGLSDEHDLSPTPSDPDVQQAMVNLLADMGVQPGSLQSGLISALQSTDTTPPISSISTPVNNASFVEGQPVTISGVANDTGGGRVAGVEVSLDGGATWLRASGTTNWTRTWNAAAGSDTIMSRATDDSLNTETPSGGITVSVAARSNLFGSTAVPDSQTAVDMNSVELGVKFSSSTSGTITGMRFWENSINGGPHSASLWSSTGTLLASATFANETASGWQEIQFPQPVQVTVGTTYVASYHTAQDYSVASGYFVNPTTVGPLTAPSNAGVYAYSSSPVFPTNTFMSDNYWVDVLFTATQTGTPPTITSPLTASGTVGTAFSYQITASNTPTSFNATGLPSGLSVNTGTGLISGTPTVAGSFNVTLGATNSTGTGTAALALTLAASGTTATLFNSTDTPSIVTVSDPQAVNLGVKFQASTNGTITGIRFYKGPKNTGTHIGALWTASGTLLASATFTNETASGWQQVNFSKPVGITGNTTYVASYHTKTGEYSANGNYLANAHTNGLLTAPSSASIGGNGVYAYSGSNVFPNKTYNASNYWVDVVFVSQ is encoded by the coding sequence ATGAGAATCGTGCATGCACTGATTTTTTGTGTGATCTCCTGTCTTGCGAGTACGGTAAACGGTGCATTTGCGCAAAACGCTATTGTCACCGAAAATCAGTTGCCGGGCACACCCGAGAGCCAGTGGGACCTCGTCGGACCGGGCTCAACAACCCTCCAGGGCTTCGCCACCGACATAAGCGTCAACCATGGCTCTACGATCAATTTTAAGATTGAGTCCGGGACGGCTAATTGGCGGATCGACATTTACCGGCTTGGTTATTACCAGGGGAACGGCGCCCGGCTGATTACGACTATCAACAAGACGAGCAAGCAAACTCAGCCGAATCCGGTGACGAATGCGACGACGGGCGAGGTGGACGCGGGCAATTGGGCAGTGACCGCGTCGTGGGCTGTCCCGGCGACCGCGGTGTCCGGCGTCTACATCGCCCATCTGGTTGACCAAACAAACACCAACAACGAAAACCACATTCCGTTTATCGTTCGTGCTGACGAGTCGACCAGCGATATCGTTTTCCAGACATCGGATACGACATGGCACGCCTACAACGGCTGGGGTGGCGCCAACTTGTACGGCGGCAACGGTCCCGGCGGCGATTCCTCTCCCGGACGTGCCTACAAAGTGAGCTACAACCGACCAATCGCAACGCGGGACTCGGTCGGAACATACGCCGGTCCCCAGGACTTCCTGTTTGGCGCTGAATTCGCCGCCATCTTCTGGTTGGAACAAAACGGCTATAACGTCTCATACATAGCCGAGGTCGACACCGCGCGCGCTCCGTCGGTATTAGGTCAACACAAGATATTCATGTCGACCGGACATGACGAATATTGGGACACCACCGCAAGAGCGAATATCCAGACGGCGAGGAGCACGAAAGGTCTCAATCTTATCTTCATGAGCGGTAACGAAGTTTATTGGAAGACCCGTTGGGAGCCGAGCATCGACGGCAGCAACACACCTTTTCGCACGCTGGTTTGCTACAAGGAGACCCGTTTCAATGCCCCGCTCGACCCCCTAGACGCAAGCCCGACCTTTGAATGGACCGGAACCTGGCGCGACCCGAGATTCAGCCCGCCTGCGGACGGAGGCAAACCTGAAAACAACCTAACCGGCACGATCTTCCAGGTGGATTCATTCCGCGCCGATTCGATCCAGATTCCCTCCTCGATGAGCGGACTGGGGTTTTGGCGCAATACTCCGAACGTCTCGAAGCTTGCAAATGGCGCGACCTGGAGCCTCACGCAAAACCTTCTCGGGTATGAGTGGGATGGATCCCCGGATAACGGCTTCGCTCCCGCAGGCATGATCGACCTCTCATCGACGACACTCGCCGTCAATACATACCTTCTCGATTACGGTACAACGACCGGTAACGGTACGGCGACCCATAATCTGACTTTATACCGAGATCCGAGCAGCCACGCTCTCGTATTCGGCGCCGGCACCGTTTTCTGGTCATGGGGGCTGAGCGACGAGCACGATCTCTCGCCAACCCCGAGCGATCCGGATGTCCAGCAAGCGATGGTCAACCTGCTCGCTGACATGGGTGTTCAGCCGGGCTCGTTGCAGTCGGGACTGATCTCCGCGCTGCAGTCGACGGACACAACGCCTCCCATCTCGTCGATCTCGACACCTGTCAACAACGCCAGCTTCGTGGAAGGCCAACCGGTCACGATCAGCGGCGTTGCAAACGACACAGGGGGTGGGCGGGTCGCCGGCGTCGAGGTATCGCTAGACGGCGGCGCGACCTGGCTCAGGGCTTCCGGTACAACCAATTGGACGCGTACCTGGAACGCGGCCGCTGGATCGGACACGATCATGTCCCGCGCGACCGACGACAGCCTCAACACTGAAACGCCATCGGGTGGGATCACCGTCAGCGTGGCTGCGCGTTCCAATTTGTTTGGGAGCACAGCTGTCCCTGATAGCCAAACCGCCGTGGACATGAATTCCGTCGAGCTTGGGGTCAAGTTTTCATCCTCGACCTCAGGGACCATCACCGGCATGCGTTTCTGGGAAAATTCCATAAACGGCGGCCCTCACTCCGCGAGTCTGTGGAGCTCGACGGGAACCCTGCTCGCCAGCGCGACTTTTGCCAACGAGACAGCGAGCGGCTGGCAGGAGATCCAATTTCCGCAACCCGTTCAAGTCACTGTGGGTACAACCTACGTTGCCTCCTACCACACCGCCCAAGACTATTCCGTGGCCAGCGGTTATTTTGTCAACCCCACGACCGTGGGGCCTTTGACGGCTCCGTCCAATGCCGGGGTTTATGCCTACAGCAGTTCCCCCGTTTTCCCAACCAACACTTTCATGTCCGATAACTACTGGGTGGACGTTCTGTTCACCGCTACACAGACAGGTACCCCGCCGACGATAACCAGCCCGTTGACGGCCAGCGGCACAGTTGGTACAGCATTCAGCTACCAGATTACGGCGAGTAACACTCCGACCAGCTTCAATGCCACTGGTTTACCTTCCGGGCTCTCGGTAAACACCGGAACCGGTCTCATCTCCGGAACGCCCACGGTGGCCGGGAGTTTTAACGTCACGTTGGGCGCTACGAACTCAACGGGAACAGGTACGGCGGCGCTGGCCCTGACGCTGGCGGCTTCAGGGACGACCGCAACTCTGTTCAACTCCACCGACACACCGAGCATCGTGACGGTAAGCGACCCTCAGGCAGTTAATCTCGGGGTTAAGTTCCAAGCTTCGACCAATGGCACGATCACCGGCATCCGCTTCTATAAGGGGCCGAAGAACACCGGAACCCATATAGGCGCTCTGTGGACCGCCTCGGGCACTCTACTCGCCAGCGCCACATTCACCAACGAGACCGCCAGCGGCTGGCAGCAGGTCAACTTTTCAAAACCGGTCGGCATCACCGGAAACACCACCTATGTCGCTTCGTACCACACCAAGACGGGAGAGTATTCGGCCAACGGCAACTACTTAGCCAACGCCCATACGAACGGACTGTTGACCGCCCCGTCGAGCGCCTCGATCGGCGGTAACGGGGTTTATGCCTATAGCGGCTCGAACGTCTTCCCGAATAAAACCTACAACGCCAGCAACTACTGGGTCGACGTCGTGTTCGTCTCTCAATAG
- a CDS encoding Gfo/Idh/MocA family oxidoreductase — protein sequence MPSLKAGETAELSRVDRREFIKTTSLAAGALAFGAPALLRGQNLNSKLNIACIGIGGKGRSDTDACASENIIALCDVDSGSVAYETQTKKYPSAKFYKDFRQMLDQMGDRIDAVTVSTPDHMHAIAASMAMKRNKAVFCQKPLTQTIYEARYLRKMSHERKIVTQMGNQGSASDGLRRAVETIQDGLIGQVHEVHVWTNRPIWPQAMERPAGEDPVPATLDWDMWIGPAPMRPYKGSREPKGRDGIYEPFNWRGWQDFGTGALGDMACHTVNMPFRALDLDYPTEIEAMPFGKMNKESYPVGSKIRFAFSKRKGRIPFEHPHLFHHYKKIEHDQVTLWWYDGGQPNPALRGGHDLTNKPPVELTADILALQGKIPDSGCLLIGDGGTVFSPDDYGTNFFIKLKGEEKFVHYLEHPAMAQYPERIPRNPHPGNLVVAHAQEWLAAIKENKPQMCYSRFDIGARLAEIMLLGCVSLRVGQKIEWDGPKMVAKNCPQAAQFIRRQDRSGWALS from the coding sequence TTGCCCTCTCTGAAAGCTGGTGAGACCGCCGAACTCTCGCGTGTCGACCGTCGTGAATTTATCAAAACCACGTCTCTCGCTGCGGGGGCGCTCGCGTTTGGCGCGCCTGCGCTTTTGCGCGGACAGAATCTCAACAGCAAGTTGAACATCGCCTGCATCGGAATTGGCGGGAAAGGCCGGAGCGACACGGATGCCTGCGCCAGCGAGAACATCATCGCGTTGTGCGATGTGGATTCAGGTTCCGTGGCTTACGAAACTCAGACCAAGAAATATCCGAGCGCGAAGTTTTACAAAGATTTCCGGCAGATGCTGGATCAGATGGGCGACCGGATCGATGCGGTGACGGTTTCGACGCCGGACCATATGCATGCGATCGCAGCATCGATGGCGATGAAGAGAAACAAGGCTGTATTTTGCCAGAAACCGCTCACGCAAACGATCTATGAGGCGCGCTATCTGCGGAAGATGTCCCACGAGAGAAAAATTGTCACGCAGATGGGCAATCAGGGCAGCGCCTCGGACGGTTTGCGCCGCGCGGTGGAGACGATTCAGGACGGGCTCATTGGACAGGTGCACGAAGTTCACGTCTGGACGAACCGCCCGATTTGGCCGCAGGCAATGGAGCGTCCGGCTGGAGAAGACCCGGTTCCTGCGACATTAGATTGGGACATGTGGATTGGCCCGGCTCCCATGCGGCCCTATAAGGGCAGCCGGGAACCAAAAGGGCGAGATGGAATCTACGAGCCGTTTAACTGGCGCGGCTGGCAGGATTTCGGCACCGGCGCACTGGGCGACATGGCGTGTCACACGGTCAATATGCCGTTTCGCGCTTTAGATCTCGATTACCCCACAGAGATTGAAGCGATGCCTTTCGGAAAGATGAACAAGGAATCGTATCCCGTCGGTTCCAAGATCCGCTTCGCTTTTTCCAAGCGCAAAGGCCGCATTCCCTTTGAGCATCCGCATCTGTTCCACCATTACAAAAAGATTGAGCACGACCAGGTGACACTGTGGTGGTACGACGGCGGACAGCCTAACCCGGCGCTTCGTGGAGGCCATGACCTGACCAACAAGCCCCCGGTCGAGCTGACCGCCGACATCCTCGCGCTGCAGGGCAAGATTCCCGATAGCGGTTGTCTGCTGATCGGCGACGGAGGCACGGTCTTTTCGCCGGACGACTATGGGACGAATTTCTTCATAAAGCTGAAGGGCGAAGAGAAGTTCGTCCACTATCTCGAGCACCCCGCCATGGCGCAATATCCGGAGAGGATTCCTCGCAACCCTCATCCCGGAAATCTCGTTGTTGCCCATGCGCAGGAATGGCTCGCTGCTATCAAGGAAAACAAGCCGCAGATGTGCTACTCGCGCTTTGACATCGGCGCGCGTCTCGCGGAGATCATGCTGCTGGGCTGCGTGTCATTGCGTGTCGGCCAGAAAATCGAATGGGACGGGCCGAAGATGGTTGCGAAAAATTGTCCACAGGCAGCGCAGTTTATACGGCGACAAGACCGTTCCGGTTGGGCTCTTTCCTGA
- a CDS encoding YdeI/OmpD-associated family protein yields the protein MLTPGRRKSYIFHISSAKQEKTRSARAERCVPMIQNGRGFNELPR from the coding sequence GTGCTCACACCAGGACGGAGAAAGTCATACATCTTCCACATCTCAAGCGCTAAGCAGGAAAAAACTAGATCAGCGCGAGCAGAAAGATGTGTGCCAATGATCCAGAACGGACGAGGGTTCAACGAACTGCCGAGATGA